A genome region from Coffea arabica cultivar ET-39 chromosome 7e, Coffea Arabica ET-39 HiFi, whole genome shotgun sequence includes the following:
- the LOC113701910 gene encoding histone-lysine N-methyltransferase SUVR5 isoform X1, translated as MQLILVRDLKIYVKLVEIHDAIGATWAQILSSRVMEVLPCSGVSYTADSDCPDQGSGTSFMFAGESNRVERPEEVQATEFKVDDLEINLEGPLEEREDGSKWSLEGLPASEVNNNGDAYYAYEMDGQKFSFDSHDSEDEKSIAQDHMMETCLDTYERGQPSGDQEPGLSPSESKWHERDESLAVWVKWRGKWQAGIRCARADWPLSTLKAKPTHDRKKYLVIFFPRTRNYSWADELLVRPMNEFPEPIAYKTHKVGMKMVKDLTLARRFVMQKLAVSMLSILDQLHSEALIETARNVAAWKEFALEASRCKNYSDLGKMLLKLQNMILQCCINADWLQHSLPSWIQRCQNANSAECVEILKEELVESIVWDEVHSLSNATAQLDLSTEWRTWKHEVMKWFSMSNPISSGGDLEQPSNDSPLTVGIQMSRKRPKLEVRRAEMHGSQAQVIQSSHQDVAVEIDSAFFNGDLNNTASLDSEPSKDSVSVEATAQPISPGTVADRWAEIVVETGNSDVMQLKNVELTPESGAICVSSSDAVGKSRQCIAFIEHKGRRCVRWANEGDVYCCVHLTSRFSGSLSKIESATPVDSPMCEGTTVLGTKCKHRSLLGSSFCKKHRPKDDQGLTSSLPENRLKRKHEESSMRSETTDCKEIVISGGNEAPLHVKPIQVIGGEAFDRSCSLALPEQPREDYSIQEMAHCIGLWSQDGFEPCQESPKRHSLYCEKHIPSWLKRARNGKSRIISKEVFMELLKDCRLMEQKLNLHQACELFYRLFKSILSLRNPVPKEVQFQWVLSEASKDVRVGQFLLMLVCSEKARLESLWGFSVKENLQASTSLDEPVTVPMVVENDQNNENSIKCKLCSENFLDDQTLGTHWMDHHKKEAQWLFRGYVCAICLDSFTNKKVLETHVQERHRVQFVEQCMLFQCIPCSSHFGNPEDLWSHVLSVHPNNFKQSSVVEQPNLSVVDDTLQNPSQEKSAAVDDRNPESQSSIRKYICRFCGLKFDLLPDLGRHHQAAHMGPTPADPRLPKRGLRLYAQKLKSGRLTRPGFRKGIGSASYRIRNRSAQNMKKHIQATSLVSAAKFNVQSVQPDAASLGRLADSQCSAVAKVLFSEIKRTKPRPSNLEILSIARLACCKVSLQASLAAKYGTLPERIYLKAAKLCSEQNILVNWHQEGFICPRGCRLIESAHQLSSSVPLLDDVVVSRSLVPLNPVSSEWTMDECHYVIDSRHFNQDSAERIILCDDISFGKESVPIACVVDENLLGSLHIMPDGSDGQITAHSLPWESFTYVTKPLLDQSIGLEVESSQLGCACAHSVCSPVTCDHVYLFDNDYEDAKDIYGKPMHGRFPYDERGRIILEEGYLVYECNQRCCCSKTCQNRVLQNGIRVKLEIFKTEKKGWAVRAREAILRGTFVCEYIGEVINEQEASERRNRYGNDSCRFLYEIDAQINDISRLTEGQVSFVIDTTNYGNVSRYINHSCSPNLVNHQVIVESMDCQLAHIGLYASRDIAMGEELTYDYRYKLLPGEGSPCLCGAANCRGRLY; from the exons ATGCAATTGATTCTAGTACGGGATCTCAAAATT TATGTGAAGTTAGTGGAAATACATGATGCTATAGGTGCCACATGGGCTCAAATATTATCGTCTAGAGTCATGGAAGTCCTTCCTTGTTCTGGTGTAAGCTACACTGCAGACTCTGATTGTCCTGACCAGGGTTCTGGAACCTCCTTTATGTTTGCTGGAGAATCAAACCGTGTAGAACGTCCTGAAGAAGTTCAGGCGACAGAGTTTAAAGTAGATGACCTAGAGATTAATTTGGAAGGGCCTCTGGAGGAGAGGGAGGATGGAAGTAAATGGAGTCTTGAGGGACTGCCTGCTTCAGAAGTTAATAATAATGGAGATGCATATTATGCATATGAGATGGATGGCCAGAAGTTCTCTTTTGATTCTCATGATTCCGAAGATGAGAAGTCTATTGCTCAGGACCACATGATGGAAACTTGTCTAGATACATATGAAAGGGGACAACCGAGTGGAGATCAAGAGCCAGGACTCTCGCCTTCGGAATCAAAATGGCACGAAAGAGATGAGTCTTTAGCTGTATGGGTGAAG TGGAGAGGGAAGTGGCAGGCAGGAATTAGATGTGCAAGAGCGGATTGGCCCTTATCAACTTTGAAAGCCAAGCCAACTCATGATAGGAAAAAGTAtcttgtaatattctttcccCGGACAAGAAACTATTCTTGGGCAGATGAGCTACTTGTTCGTCCAATGAATGAATTTCCAGAGCCCATTGCATATAAGACACACAAGGTTGGAATGAAAATGGTAAAAGATCTGACTCTTGCACGTCGTTTTGTTATGCAAAAGCTTGCTGTCAGCATGTTGAGTATACTTGATCAGCTGCACAGTGAG GCTCTCATTGAGACTGCTCGCAATGTGGCGGCCTGGAAGGAATTTGCTCTGGAGGCTTCCCGCTGTAAGAATTATAGCGACCTCGGCAAGATGCTTTTGAAACTTCAAAAT ATGATACTGCAGTGCTGCATCAACGCAGATTGGTTGCAACACTCTCTGCCATCTTGGATACAACGATGTCAGAATGCAAATAGCGCCGAATGTGTTGAAATATTGAAGGAG GAATTGGTTGAATCGATTGTTTGGGATGAAGTGCACTCGCTTTCAAATGCAACAGCACAGCTTGACTTGAGCACTGAGTGGAGGACCTGGAAACATGAGGTGATGAAATGGTTTTCAATGTCAAATCCAATTTCAAGTGGTggtgatcttgagcaacccagCAATGATAGTCCATTGACAGTGGGGATTCAAATGAGCAGAAAGAGGCCTAAACTCGAAGTTCGTCGTGCTGAAATGCATGGTTCACAAGCACAGGTTATTCAGAGTTCACATCAGGACGTTGCAGTTGAAATTGACTCTGCTTTTTTCAATGGTGATCTCAATAACACTGCATCATTGGATTCTGAGCCATCTAAAGATTCAGTATCTGTGGAGGCAACTGCTCAACCTATCTCCCCAGGTACTGTTGCTGATAGATGGGCTGAGATTGTTGTTGAAACTGGAAATTCTGATGTCATGCAGTTGAAAAATGTGGAACTGACTCCTGAAAGTGGTGCTATTTGTGTAAGTTCTTCAGATGCCGTTGGTAAGAGTCGCCAATGCATAGCTTTCATTGAACATAAAGGAAGGCGATGCGTACGATGGGCGAATGAAGGTGATGTTTATTGTTGTGTGCATTTAACCTCCCGTTTTTCCGGCAGcttatcaaaaattgaatcagcTACACCTGTAGATTCACCTATGTGTGAAGGTACTACAGTCCTTGGCACTAAATGTAAACATCGCTCTTTGCTTGGTTCTTCTTTTTGCAAGAAACATAGACCAAAAGATGACCAAGGTCTCACCTCAAGTTTGCCTGAGAATAGGCTCAAAAGAAAGCATGAAGAGAGTTCAATGAGATCAGAAACCACAGATTGCAAAGAAATTGTAATATCTGGAGGAAATGAAGCTCCTTTGCATGTAAAGCCTATCCAAGTCATCGGTGGAGAAGCCTTCGACAGAAGCTGTTCACTTGCTTTGCCTGAGCAACCACGGGAAGATTATAGCATCCAGGAGATGGCTCACTGCATAGGTTTATGGTCTCAGGATGGCTTCGAACCTTGCCAAGAAAGTCCAAAACGACATTCTTTGTACTGTGAAAAACATATTCCTAGCTGGTTAAAACGTGCTAGGAATGGCAAGAGTCGGATAATTTCAAAGGAAGTTTTCATGGAACTCCTGAAAGACTGCCGTTTAATGgagcaaaagttgaatttacaCCAGGCTTGTGAACTCTTTTATAGGTTGTTTAAAAGTATACTGTCTCTGAGGAACCCTGTTCCTAAGGAAGTCCAATTTCAGTGGGTCTTATCTGAAGCTTCTAAAGATGTTAGAGTTGGGCAGTTCTTACTGATGTTAGTCTGCAGTGAAAAGGCAAGGTTGGAAAGCCTGTGGGGCTTCAGCGTGAAGGAAAATTTGCAGGCTTCCACCTCTCTTGATGAACCTGTCACAGTCCCAATGGTAGTAgaaaatgatcaaaacaatgAGAACAGTATAAAGTGCAAACTTTGTTCTGAAAATTTTCTTGATGATCAAACACTTGGTACGCACTGGATGGACCATCATAAGAAAGAAGCTCAGTGGCTGTTTAGAGGTTATGTTTGTGCAATCTGTCTGGATTCTTTTACCAATAAGAAAGTCTTGGAAACACATGTACAGGAGAGGCACCGGGTGCAATTTGTTGAACAATGTATGCTTTTCCAGTGTATTCCATGCAGTAGCCATTTTGGGAATCCCGAGGATTTGTGGTCACATGTACTATCAGTTCATCCTAATAATTTCAAGCAATCAAGTGTTGTTGAGCAGCCTAATCTTTCTGTGGTTGATGATACTCTGCAGAATCCTAGTCAAGAGAAGTCAGCTGCAGTAGATGATCGGAACCCGGAGAGTCAGTCTAGCATCCGGAAATACATTTGCAGGTTCTGTGGCTTGAAGTTTGACTTGCTACCTGATCTGGGCCGCCATCATCAAGCGGCTCATATGGGGCCAACTCCTGCTGATCCTCGCCTCCCAAAGAGAGGCCTTCGTCTCTATGCTCAAAAACTGAAATCAGGAAGACTCACTCGACCTGGGTTTAGAAAAGGTATAGGATCAGCGTCATATAGGATTAGGAACAGAAGTGCTCAAAACATGAAGAAACACATTCAGGCAACGAGTTTGGTCAGTGCAGCAAAGTTTAATGTCCAATCCGTTCAGCCTGATGCAGCTAGTCTTGGTAGACTGGCAGATTCTCAATGCTCAGCTGTTGCAAAGGTATTGTTTTCAGAGATTAAAAGAACAAAACCACGACCAAGTAACTTAGAAATCTTATCAATTGCTCGCTTGGCTTGCTGCAAGGTAAGCCTGCAAGCCTCATTAGCGGCAAAATATGGAACCTTGCCGGAGCGAATATACCTAAAAGCAGCAAAACTCTGCAGTGAGCAAAATATTTTAGTCAACTGGCACCAAGAAGGGTTTATTTGTCCCAGAGGATGTAGGCTGATTGAAAGTGCACATCAATTGTCTTCTTCAGTGCCTCTTTTGGATGATGTAGTTGTATCTagatcattggttcctttgaaTCCTGTGTCCAGTGAGTGGACGATGGATGAGTGTCACTATGTTATTGACTCCAGACATTTTAACCAAGATTCTGCTGAGAGAATTATCTTATGTGATGATATAAGTTTTGGGAAGGAGTCTGTCCCAATAGCTTGTGTGGTGGATGAAAACCTTTTGGGTTCTCTTCATATCATGCCGGATGGCTCTGATGGCCAAATTACAGCACACTCTCTGCCATGGGAGAGCTTTACTTATGTTACAAAACCATTGCTTGATCAATCCATTGGTCTTGAAGTGGag AGTTCACAGTTGGGGTGTGCTTGTGCTCATTCAGTTTGCTCTCCTGTAACCTGTGATCATGTCTACCTTTTTGATAATGACTATGAAGATGCAAAAGACATATATGGCAAACCAATGCATGGCCGCTTCCCATATGATGAGAGAGGTCGGATCATTTTGGAG GAGGGTTACCTTGTTTATGAGTGCAATCAAAGGTGCTGCTGCAGCAAAACCTGTCAGAACCGGGTTTTGCAGAATGGCATTCGAGTGAAATTGGAAATATTCAAAACAGAAAAGAAG GGTTGGGCAGTTAGGGCAAGGGAAGCAATCCTGCGAGGCACCTTTGTATGCGAGTATATTGGGGAGGTCATAAATGAGCAAGAAGCAAGTGAGAGGCGTAATAG GTACGGAAATGATAGTTGCAGATTTTTATAcgaaattgatgctcaaataaaCGACATAAGCAGATTGACTGAAGGGCAGGTCTCCTTTGTGATTGATACAACAAATTATGGAAATGTTTCACGGTATATTAATCACAG CTGCTCACCAAATCTTGTAAATCACCAAGTGATTGTAGAAAGCATGGATTGTCAGCTTGCACACATTGGTCTCTACGCCAGTCGAGAT ATTGCCATGGGTGAAGAATTGACATATGATTACCGCTATAAATTATTACCGGGAGAAGGGTCCCCTTGCCTGTGCGGAGCTGCGAATTGCAGGGGTCGTTTATACTAA
- the LOC113701910 gene encoding histone-lysine N-methyltransferase SUVR5 isoform X2 encodes MEVLPCSGVSYTADSDCPDQGSGTSFMFAGESNRVERPEEVQATEFKVDDLEINLEGPLEEREDGSKWSLEGLPASEVNNNGDAYYAYEMDGQKFSFDSHDSEDEKSIAQDHMMETCLDTYERGQPSGDQEPGLSPSESKWHERDESLAVWVKWRGKWQAGIRCARADWPLSTLKAKPTHDRKKYLVIFFPRTRNYSWADELLVRPMNEFPEPIAYKTHKVGMKMVKDLTLARRFVMQKLAVSMLSILDQLHSEALIETARNVAAWKEFALEASRCKNYSDLGKMLLKLQNMILQCCINADWLQHSLPSWIQRCQNANSAECVEILKEELVESIVWDEVHSLSNATAQLDLSTEWRTWKHEVMKWFSMSNPISSGGDLEQPSNDSPLTVGIQMSRKRPKLEVRRAEMHGSQAQVIQSSHQDVAVEIDSAFFNGDLNNTASLDSEPSKDSVSVEATAQPISPGTVADRWAEIVVETGNSDVMQLKNVELTPESGAICVSSSDAVGKSRQCIAFIEHKGRRCVRWANEGDVYCCVHLTSRFSGSLSKIESATPVDSPMCEGTTVLGTKCKHRSLLGSSFCKKHRPKDDQGLTSSLPENRLKRKHEESSMRSETTDCKEIVISGGNEAPLHVKPIQVIGGEAFDRSCSLALPEQPREDYSIQEMAHCIGLWSQDGFEPCQESPKRHSLYCEKHIPSWLKRARNGKSRIISKEVFMELLKDCRLMEQKLNLHQACELFYRLFKSILSLRNPVPKEVQFQWVLSEASKDVRVGQFLLMLVCSEKARLESLWGFSVKENLQASTSLDEPVTVPMVVENDQNNENSIKCKLCSENFLDDQTLGTHWMDHHKKEAQWLFRGYVCAICLDSFTNKKVLETHVQERHRVQFVEQCMLFQCIPCSSHFGNPEDLWSHVLSVHPNNFKQSSVVEQPNLSVVDDTLQNPSQEKSAAVDDRNPESQSSIRKYICRFCGLKFDLLPDLGRHHQAAHMGPTPADPRLPKRGLRLYAQKLKSGRLTRPGFRKGIGSASYRIRNRSAQNMKKHIQATSLVSAAKFNVQSVQPDAASLGRLADSQCSAVAKVLFSEIKRTKPRPSNLEILSIARLACCKVSLQASLAAKYGTLPERIYLKAAKLCSEQNILVNWHQEGFICPRGCRLIESAHQLSSSVPLLDDVVVSRSLVPLNPVSSEWTMDECHYVIDSRHFNQDSAERIILCDDISFGKESVPIACVVDENLLGSLHIMPDGSDGQITAHSLPWESFTYVTKPLLDQSIGLEVESSQLGCACAHSVCSPVTCDHVYLFDNDYEDAKDIYGKPMHGRFPYDERGRIILEEGYLVYECNQRCCCSKTCQNRVLQNGIRVKLEIFKTEKKGWAVRAREAILRGTFVCEYIGEVINEQEASERRNRYGNDSCRFLYEIDAQINDISRLTEGQVSFVIDTTNYGNVSRYINHSCSPNLVNHQVIVESMDCQLAHIGLYASRDIAMGEELTYDYRYKLLPGEGSPCLCGAANCRGRLY; translated from the exons ATGGAAGTCCTTCCTTGTTCTGGTGTAAGCTACACTGCAGACTCTGATTGTCCTGACCAGGGTTCTGGAACCTCCTTTATGTTTGCTGGAGAATCAAACCGTGTAGAACGTCCTGAAGAAGTTCAGGCGACAGAGTTTAAAGTAGATGACCTAGAGATTAATTTGGAAGGGCCTCTGGAGGAGAGGGAGGATGGAAGTAAATGGAGTCTTGAGGGACTGCCTGCTTCAGAAGTTAATAATAATGGAGATGCATATTATGCATATGAGATGGATGGCCAGAAGTTCTCTTTTGATTCTCATGATTCCGAAGATGAGAAGTCTATTGCTCAGGACCACATGATGGAAACTTGTCTAGATACATATGAAAGGGGACAACCGAGTGGAGATCAAGAGCCAGGACTCTCGCCTTCGGAATCAAAATGGCACGAAAGAGATGAGTCTTTAGCTGTATGGGTGAAG TGGAGAGGGAAGTGGCAGGCAGGAATTAGATGTGCAAGAGCGGATTGGCCCTTATCAACTTTGAAAGCCAAGCCAACTCATGATAGGAAAAAGTAtcttgtaatattctttcccCGGACAAGAAACTATTCTTGGGCAGATGAGCTACTTGTTCGTCCAATGAATGAATTTCCAGAGCCCATTGCATATAAGACACACAAGGTTGGAATGAAAATGGTAAAAGATCTGACTCTTGCACGTCGTTTTGTTATGCAAAAGCTTGCTGTCAGCATGTTGAGTATACTTGATCAGCTGCACAGTGAG GCTCTCATTGAGACTGCTCGCAATGTGGCGGCCTGGAAGGAATTTGCTCTGGAGGCTTCCCGCTGTAAGAATTATAGCGACCTCGGCAAGATGCTTTTGAAACTTCAAAAT ATGATACTGCAGTGCTGCATCAACGCAGATTGGTTGCAACACTCTCTGCCATCTTGGATACAACGATGTCAGAATGCAAATAGCGCCGAATGTGTTGAAATATTGAAGGAG GAATTGGTTGAATCGATTGTTTGGGATGAAGTGCACTCGCTTTCAAATGCAACAGCACAGCTTGACTTGAGCACTGAGTGGAGGACCTGGAAACATGAGGTGATGAAATGGTTTTCAATGTCAAATCCAATTTCAAGTGGTggtgatcttgagcaacccagCAATGATAGTCCATTGACAGTGGGGATTCAAATGAGCAGAAAGAGGCCTAAACTCGAAGTTCGTCGTGCTGAAATGCATGGTTCACAAGCACAGGTTATTCAGAGTTCACATCAGGACGTTGCAGTTGAAATTGACTCTGCTTTTTTCAATGGTGATCTCAATAACACTGCATCATTGGATTCTGAGCCATCTAAAGATTCAGTATCTGTGGAGGCAACTGCTCAACCTATCTCCCCAGGTACTGTTGCTGATAGATGGGCTGAGATTGTTGTTGAAACTGGAAATTCTGATGTCATGCAGTTGAAAAATGTGGAACTGACTCCTGAAAGTGGTGCTATTTGTGTAAGTTCTTCAGATGCCGTTGGTAAGAGTCGCCAATGCATAGCTTTCATTGAACATAAAGGAAGGCGATGCGTACGATGGGCGAATGAAGGTGATGTTTATTGTTGTGTGCATTTAACCTCCCGTTTTTCCGGCAGcttatcaaaaattgaatcagcTACACCTGTAGATTCACCTATGTGTGAAGGTACTACAGTCCTTGGCACTAAATGTAAACATCGCTCTTTGCTTGGTTCTTCTTTTTGCAAGAAACATAGACCAAAAGATGACCAAGGTCTCACCTCAAGTTTGCCTGAGAATAGGCTCAAAAGAAAGCATGAAGAGAGTTCAATGAGATCAGAAACCACAGATTGCAAAGAAATTGTAATATCTGGAGGAAATGAAGCTCCTTTGCATGTAAAGCCTATCCAAGTCATCGGTGGAGAAGCCTTCGACAGAAGCTGTTCACTTGCTTTGCCTGAGCAACCACGGGAAGATTATAGCATCCAGGAGATGGCTCACTGCATAGGTTTATGGTCTCAGGATGGCTTCGAACCTTGCCAAGAAAGTCCAAAACGACATTCTTTGTACTGTGAAAAACATATTCCTAGCTGGTTAAAACGTGCTAGGAATGGCAAGAGTCGGATAATTTCAAAGGAAGTTTTCATGGAACTCCTGAAAGACTGCCGTTTAATGgagcaaaagttgaatttacaCCAGGCTTGTGAACTCTTTTATAGGTTGTTTAAAAGTATACTGTCTCTGAGGAACCCTGTTCCTAAGGAAGTCCAATTTCAGTGGGTCTTATCTGAAGCTTCTAAAGATGTTAGAGTTGGGCAGTTCTTACTGATGTTAGTCTGCAGTGAAAAGGCAAGGTTGGAAAGCCTGTGGGGCTTCAGCGTGAAGGAAAATTTGCAGGCTTCCACCTCTCTTGATGAACCTGTCACAGTCCCAATGGTAGTAgaaaatgatcaaaacaatgAGAACAGTATAAAGTGCAAACTTTGTTCTGAAAATTTTCTTGATGATCAAACACTTGGTACGCACTGGATGGACCATCATAAGAAAGAAGCTCAGTGGCTGTTTAGAGGTTATGTTTGTGCAATCTGTCTGGATTCTTTTACCAATAAGAAAGTCTTGGAAACACATGTACAGGAGAGGCACCGGGTGCAATTTGTTGAACAATGTATGCTTTTCCAGTGTATTCCATGCAGTAGCCATTTTGGGAATCCCGAGGATTTGTGGTCACATGTACTATCAGTTCATCCTAATAATTTCAAGCAATCAAGTGTTGTTGAGCAGCCTAATCTTTCTGTGGTTGATGATACTCTGCAGAATCCTAGTCAAGAGAAGTCAGCTGCAGTAGATGATCGGAACCCGGAGAGTCAGTCTAGCATCCGGAAATACATTTGCAGGTTCTGTGGCTTGAAGTTTGACTTGCTACCTGATCTGGGCCGCCATCATCAAGCGGCTCATATGGGGCCAACTCCTGCTGATCCTCGCCTCCCAAAGAGAGGCCTTCGTCTCTATGCTCAAAAACTGAAATCAGGAAGACTCACTCGACCTGGGTTTAGAAAAGGTATAGGATCAGCGTCATATAGGATTAGGAACAGAAGTGCTCAAAACATGAAGAAACACATTCAGGCAACGAGTTTGGTCAGTGCAGCAAAGTTTAATGTCCAATCCGTTCAGCCTGATGCAGCTAGTCTTGGTAGACTGGCAGATTCTCAATGCTCAGCTGTTGCAAAGGTATTGTTTTCAGAGATTAAAAGAACAAAACCACGACCAAGTAACTTAGAAATCTTATCAATTGCTCGCTTGGCTTGCTGCAAGGTAAGCCTGCAAGCCTCATTAGCGGCAAAATATGGAACCTTGCCGGAGCGAATATACCTAAAAGCAGCAAAACTCTGCAGTGAGCAAAATATTTTAGTCAACTGGCACCAAGAAGGGTTTATTTGTCCCAGAGGATGTAGGCTGATTGAAAGTGCACATCAATTGTCTTCTTCAGTGCCTCTTTTGGATGATGTAGTTGTATCTagatcattggttcctttgaaTCCTGTGTCCAGTGAGTGGACGATGGATGAGTGTCACTATGTTATTGACTCCAGACATTTTAACCAAGATTCTGCTGAGAGAATTATCTTATGTGATGATATAAGTTTTGGGAAGGAGTCTGTCCCAATAGCTTGTGTGGTGGATGAAAACCTTTTGGGTTCTCTTCATATCATGCCGGATGGCTCTGATGGCCAAATTACAGCACACTCTCTGCCATGGGAGAGCTTTACTTATGTTACAAAACCATTGCTTGATCAATCCATTGGTCTTGAAGTGGag AGTTCACAGTTGGGGTGTGCTTGTGCTCATTCAGTTTGCTCTCCTGTAACCTGTGATCATGTCTACCTTTTTGATAATGACTATGAAGATGCAAAAGACATATATGGCAAACCAATGCATGGCCGCTTCCCATATGATGAGAGAGGTCGGATCATTTTGGAG GAGGGTTACCTTGTTTATGAGTGCAATCAAAGGTGCTGCTGCAGCAAAACCTGTCAGAACCGGGTTTTGCAGAATGGCATTCGAGTGAAATTGGAAATATTCAAAACAGAAAAGAAG GGTTGGGCAGTTAGGGCAAGGGAAGCAATCCTGCGAGGCACCTTTGTATGCGAGTATATTGGGGAGGTCATAAATGAGCAAGAAGCAAGTGAGAGGCGTAATAG GTACGGAAATGATAGTTGCAGATTTTTATAcgaaattgatgctcaaataaaCGACATAAGCAGATTGACTGAAGGGCAGGTCTCCTTTGTGATTGATACAACAAATTATGGAAATGTTTCACGGTATATTAATCACAG CTGCTCACCAAATCTTGTAAATCACCAAGTGATTGTAGAAAGCATGGATTGTCAGCTTGCACACATTGGTCTCTACGCCAGTCGAGAT ATTGCCATGGGTGAAGAATTGACATATGATTACCGCTATAAATTATTACCGGGAGAAGGGTCCCCTTGCCTGTGCGGAGCTGCGAATTGCAGGGGTCGTTTATACTAA